The Calditerricola satsumensis nucleotide sequence TTACGGTGGCGAACTTATTCTTAGGGATCATCTCCATCGTGCTGGCCTTTCAGGAACAACCCGAACACGCGGCCGTTCTCGTCATCATTGGCATGTTGCTGGATGGTCTGGACGGACGCGTGGCGCGGAAGCTGGGCGTCCAGAGCGAGTTCGGCAAAGAACTGGATTCGCTGTCGGATGTCATCTCCTTCGGGGTGGCCCCGGCGTTCATCATGTACGTCGTCGTGCTGCAGGACCTCGGCTTGTACGGCTTGATGGTGACGGCGCTGTTTCCGATTTGCGGCGCGTTGCGCTTGGCCCGTTTCAACATCACCGAGGGGAATGCCCATTACTTTGTCGGGCTGCCGATTACGGCCGCCGGCGGGGTGCTGGCCACCTTCGCCTTGTACCACCACGTCTTCTCGCCGGTCTACCTCACCATCGGCATGCTCGCCCTGTCGCTGCTTATGATCAGCAACGTGAAATACCCGAACTTCAAACGCGTCGGCATCCCCCGGGCGGCGATCTGGGTGACGCCGATCCTGGTGGGGATCGTAGGGTATCTTGCCTGGCGATTTCCCGACTCCTTCTCCAAGCTCGTCTTCCTGCCCCTGGTCTTGTACGCGCTGTACGGCTTAAAAAAAAATCTTGACGCCTTGCTCCGGCGCAACCAGGCGGTGCAGGACCCGATCGAAACGGATGTGCACTCGTGAACGGGCCCTGGGAGGTTTTACCTCCCGGGGCTTTTCTTCCCTATGTGCCGTTGCGCGTGCACGGTCAAGCAGAAAAAGGCGAATGGGCTTTGTCGCCGAAAATTGCAAAGGACCTTGACGTACCTTCTTATATGTGTTAAAATTCTAAATTTAAATTTGACAGAATGGGTATCCTGTGATAAACTGGAAGTATCTGATACCGGGGGTGACGGGATTGTTTAACGTCGGCGACAAGGTCTTTTATCCCATGCACGGGGCGGGCGTGATCGAGGCCATTGAAGAGCGGGAGATCCTGGGCGAGAAGCGGACCTATTACGTCATGCACATTCCGGTTGGCAACATGAAAGTGATGATCCCGATGAACAGCGCGGAGAAGGTGGGCCTGCGCGAAGTGATCGACGAAGAGGCAGCAAACCGCGTGCTCGCCATCTTGCGGCGCTCCGACGTGGACCTGTCGGACAATTGGAACCGGCGCTATCGGGCGCACCTGGACAAGATGAAGAGCGGCGACATCTTCGAGGTGGCCGACGTGGTGCGCAACCTCATGCTGCGCGAGCGGGAAAAAGGCTTGTCTACGGGCGAGCGGCGGATGCTGGAAAACGCGCGGCAGATCTTGATCAGCGAGCTCGTTTTGGCCAAAGGCATCGACGAGCAACAGGCGGCGGAGCTGGTGGAAGCGTGCGTGGAAAACCGCGAGACTGCTGTGTGACGGTTTCGTGAAGCGTCGATTGAGCGTGCGCAATCCTGTCTATACTGGGTAAAGGAGGTGACAGGATGCTCAAGCGCTTCATCCAGCTCTTCTTTGTCGTGGTCGGGGCGGCGTTGGGCTATCATTACGGTCCAAGTTTGATCCAGTTTCTCAACGTCACCGTCAATTTCGGTCTCGAAAATCCGTACATCAATCCGTACATCGGCGCCTTTGGCGGTGCGGTGCTCCTCTTTTTCAGCACGTCGTACCTCACGGATTGGCTCGTCGACCGTTTGCGCCGCGGCGAGGAGCGGCTCATCAAAGAGGTGCCGGTCGTCGATGTGCTGTTCGGCGTCATCGGCATGGTAATCGGTCTTATTGTCGCCTTTCTTCTCTTTTTGCCCCTGCAGAGCATTCCGATCCTTGGCAACTTCCTCCCCCTGTTCGTCTCCGGGCTTCTGGGCTACTTCGGGTACCGCATCGGGTTTTCCAAGCGCGACGAAATCGTCGCCGTTTTCTCGTTGGGACGCCTGTCGCGGGAAAAGGCCAAGAACAAGGTCCCGCCGGGCACGTACAAGATTCTCGACACGAGCGTGATCATTGACGGCCGCATCGCCGACATCTGCGAGACCGGCTTCCTGGAAGGCGTGCTCGTCATTCCCGAGTTCGTCCTGGAAGAGCTTCAGCACATCGCCGACTCGTCCGACGTGCTGAAGCGCAACCGGGGACGCCGGGGCCTCGACATCCTCAACAAGATCCAGAAAGAGCTGAACATGGAGGTCCTCATCTACGAAGACCCCTTCGAGGACACCCTCGAGGTGGACAGCAAGCTGGTTAAGCTGGCCAAAAAGCTGCAGGCCAAAGTGGTGACGAACGATTTCAACCTGAACAAGGTGTGCGAACTGCAGGGCGTGCCGGTGCTGAACATCAACGACCTGGCCAACGCGGTGAAGCCGATCGTGTTGCCCGGCGAGGAGATCAACGTCCACGTGATCAAGGACGGCAAGGAGCACGGCCAGGGCGTGGCCTACCTTGACGACGGGACGATGATCGTCGTCGAAGGCGGCAAGGAATTTATCGGCTCCACGGTTGACGTGCTCGTCACGAGTGTGCTACAAACATCAGCAGGACGCATGATTTTCGCCAAGCCGAAGATGCTGGAAAAGGCGCTGTAGGAAGGGCGAGGAGTCGACGGGGAGATGAGGGCGGGAGCCGTGGTGGT carries:
- a CDS encoding PIN/TRAM domain-containing protein → MLKRFIQLFFVVVGAALGYHYGPSLIQFLNVTVNFGLENPYINPYIGAFGGAVLLFFSTSYLTDWLVDRLRRGEERLIKEVPVVDVLFGVIGMVIGLIVAFLLFLPLQSIPILGNFLPLFVSGLLGYFGYRIGFSKRDEIVAVFSLGRLSREKAKNKVPPGTYKILDTSVIIDGRIADICETGFLEGVLVIPEFVLEELQHIADSSDVLKRNRGRRGLDILNKIQKELNMEVLIYEDPFEDTLEVDSKLVKLAKKLQAKVVTNDFNLNKVCELQGVPVLNINDLANAVKPIVLPGEEINVHVIKDGKEHGQGVAYLDDGTMIVVEGGKEFIGSTVDVLVTSVLQTSAGRMIFAKPKMLEKAL
- a CDS encoding CarD family transcriptional regulator; this translates as MINWKYLIPGVTGLFNVGDKVFYPMHGAGVIEAIEEREILGEKRTYYVMHIPVGNMKVMIPMNSAEKVGLREVIDEEAANRVLAILRRSDVDLSDNWNRRYRAHLDKMKSGDIFEVADVVRNLMLREREKGLSTGERRMLENARQILISELVLAKGIDEQQAAELVEACVENRETAV
- the pssA gene encoding CDP-diacylglycerol--serine O-phosphatidyltransferase; its protein translation is MVAKTLPNLFTVANLFLGIISIVLAFQEQPEHAAVLVIIGMLLDGLDGRVARKLGVQSEFGKELDSLSDVISFGVAPAFIMYVVVLQDLGLYGLMVTALFPICGALRLARFNITEGNAHYFVGLPITAAGGVLATFALYHHVFSPVYLTIGMLALSLLMISNVKYPNFKRVGIPRAAIWVTPILVGIVGYLAWRFPDSFSKLVFLPLVLYALYGLKKNLDALLRRNQAVQDPIETDVHS